The following are encoded together in the Lactuca sativa cultivar Salinas chromosome 1, Lsat_Salinas_v11, whole genome shotgun sequence genome:
- the LOC111885070 gene encoding uncharacterized protein LOC111885070 has product MEVATIDWNDSKFEKDELYEDINAPQWIDFSANHPHPSTHDDDAWFCRPECNHPKSADDFFTKTISNPSKISMKNQDNIKHDSNTTVKKRGTQLNKISRSNAKRVQDCENQNPNLLTPTDHHVISRSGKKKKADNSSSKREETPRKLKTTFSARNLFAGNNILNQITEFCNELKRLGSKKKEKGDEHREKEIVQKKCEVGVLQEKQK; this is encoded by the exons ATGGAGGTAGCTACTATCGATTGGAATGATTCCAAATTCGAGAAAGATGAACTCTACGAAGATATAAACGCTCCTCAATGGATCGATTTCTCTGCTAATCATCCTCATCCTTCTACACACGACGATGATGCTTGGTTTTGTCGACCTG AATGTAATCATCCAAAATCAGCCGATGATTTCTTCACAAAAACGATCTCCAATCCTTCTAAG ATCTCCATGAAAAATCAGGACAATATTAAACATGATAGCAACACGACAGTGAAGAAAAGAGGAACGCAATTAAACAAAATCTCGAGAAGTAATGCTAAACGTGTACAAGATTGCGagaaccaaaaccctaatttattaACACCTACCGATCATCATGTCATATCAAGAtcagggaagaagaagaaggcggataacagttcttcaaaAAGGGAGGAAACCCCAAGGAAGCTTAAAACCACGTTCTCAGCACGTAATCTGTTTGCAGGAAACAATATATTGAATCAGATAACTGAATTTTGCAATGAATTGAAGAGATTGGGTTCAAAAAAGAAGGAGAAAGGGGATGAACATCGGGAGAAAGAGATTGTGCAGAAGAAATGTGAGGTAGGAGTGTTGCAGGAGAAACAAAAGTAA
- the LOC111885067 gene encoding uncharacterized mitochondrial protein AtMg00810-like, which yields MTMFLGLQVQQDSTRILLHQGKYGEDMLEKFGFKDSKIASTLMAKRLVLAPDPDGGSVDQTEYRSMIGSLMYLNANIPDIMFVVCQYARYQANPKLSHLIVVKRIFSNYGGCDLDRKSTSGECQFLGGRLVSWQCNKQQTMSTSTAEAEYVATSACCSQVIWIQHQLLDYSLNFLETSIFCDNDAALQIAKNLGSQRFRHGRRRISDEDYKKWSTEFKKGFVGCSIRISHALRSNSVIYKDLITEFWKNALINKLGEDEVDVVK from the exons ATGACAATGTTCCTAGGGTTACAGGTTCAACAGGATTCGACCAGAATCTTATTGCATCAAGGCAAATATGGGGAAGACATGTTAGAAAAATTTGGTTTTAAAGACTCAAAAATTGCTTCAACTCTAATGGCTAAAAGACTAGTGTTGGCTCCAGATCCAGATGGGGGATCCGTAGATCAAACAGaatatcgatcgatgatcggatcttTGATGTATCTGAATGCCAACatacctgacatcatgtttgtcGTCTGTCAATACGctcgttatcaggctaatcctaaactttctcacTTAATTGTTGTTAAAAGGATTTTTAG CAATTATGGAGGGTGTGAtcttgacaggaaatctacatCGGGTGAATGTCAATTTTTGGGGGGCCGATTGGTGTCATGGCAATGCAATAAACAGCAAACGATGTCAACTTCAACGGCTGAGGCTGAGTATGTTGCCACCTCAGCCtgctgttctcaagttatctggattcaACATCAATTGTTGGATTACAGTTTGAACTTTCTTGAAACTtccattttttgtgataatgatgcGGCccttcaaattgctaaaaatctg GGTTCTCAAAGATTTCGGCATGGTCGACGGCGAATTTCCGATGAAGACTATAAAAAGTGGTCAACCGAATTTAAAAAGGGTTTTGTCGGGTGCTCTATCAG GATTTCTCACGCCTTGCGTTCTAATTCAGTTATCTACAAGGATCTGATTACTGAGTTCTGGAAGAATGCTTTAATCAACAAGCTGggagaagatgaagttgatgttgtTAAGTAA